In the Wyeomyia smithii strain HCP4-BCI-WySm-NY-G18 chromosome 2, ASM2978416v1, whole genome shotgun sequence genome, one interval contains:
- the LOC129719982 gene encoding uncharacterized protein LOC129719982 yields MSECSYDIIILTETGLDDRINSLQLFGSSFNVFRCNRNLANSNEKSFGGVLNAVAEEHSSSIAETMNGRYLEQVCVRALIRGAKLLICGVYIPPDESQLVSVIDSHIASIVKLCSNSPVNDVVVLICGDYNQPRIVWDNSEDGIQFTSSSQLSAAASALVDGMNFLNLRQENNQRNHLGRILDLAFCSPDRIAADVCVAPLVLPLDPHHPALTISLPAECNIPPRPASRRTYRESSVLNYRKLDFTALTDYLTNLNWTILDEQDNVDDMATIFCDTLYQWLNSNLPSVKAPASPPWSNPHLRALKRERNSWRRKYRRWKTCETKRNFKLSRDEYRRMNATLYKRYIMRVQTDLRLKPHNFWNFVNSKRKCTSIPKNVYYDGTESKSNSECCEMFASFFASVFASNTASALEAVEAAVSVPANLVDLSTFDITTDMILATAKKLNVRSLLDLTVSRQ; encoded by the coding sequence ATGTCTGAATGCAGCTATGATATTATTATCCTGACAGAAACCGGACTTGACGACCGCATCAATTCACTGCAACTGTTTGGATCTTCATTTAATGTTTTCCGTTGTAATCGCAATCTTGCTAATAGTAATGAAAAAAGCTTCGGTGGAGTGTTGAATGCTGTTGCGGAAGAACATAGCAGCTCAATTGCTGAAACAATGAATGGTCGTTACTTGGAGCAAGTGTGCGTGCGTGCTTTAATTCGTGGCGCAAAGCTGCTAATTTGTGGAGTGTATATTCCACCCGATGAAAGCCAGCTGGTTAGTGTGATCGATTCGCATATTGCCTCGATTGTGAAGCTTTGTAGCAATAGCCCAGTGAACGATGTAGTAGTTCTGATTTGCGGTGATTATAATCAGCCACGCATAGTTTGGGACAACAGTGAAGACGGTATTCAGTTCACCAGTTCATCTCAACTTTCTGCAGCTGCTTCGGCGCTAGTCGATGGCATGAACTTTTTAAATCTCCGCCAAGAAAATAATCAGCGCAACCATCTGGGCCGTATACTGGACTTGGCCTTTTGTTCTCCCGATCGAATCGCTGCTGATGTTTGCGTCGCTCCTCTTGTTTTGCCGCTAGATCCCCATCACCCAGCATTAACTATTTCGTTGCCCGCTGAATGCAATATTCCCCCTCGTCCTGCTTCACGCCGCACATATCGCGAATCTAGTGTTTTGAATTACCGCAAACTTGACTTTACTGCTTTAACTGACTACTTGACGAACCTAAACTGGACCATTCTAGACGAGCAAGACAACGTTGATGATATGGCTACGATATTTTGCGATACTTTGTACCAGTGGTTGAATTCGAATTTGCCATCTGTGAAGGCACCCGCTTCCCCTCCCTGGTCTAACCCGCATTTGCGTGCGCTCAAACGGGAACGTAATAGTTGGCGGCGTAAATATCGCCGTTGGAAAACCTGCGAAACGAAACGCAACTTTAAGCTTTCGAGGGATGAATACCGTCGAATGAATGCCACTCTGTACAAGCGCTATATTATGCGGGTTCAAACTGATCTTCGCCTGAAACCTCACAACTTTTGGAATTTCGTCAATTCGAAGAGGAAATGTACTTCAATCCCCAAAAACGTTTACTACGATGGGACTGAGTCAAAATCAAACTCAGAGTGTTGTGAAAtgtttgcgagtttttttgcTTCAGTTTTTGCTAGTAATACTGCATCTGCACTTGAAGCCGTTGAAGCTGCAGTTTCTGTTCCGGCTAACTTAGTGGATTTGAGTACGTTCGATATCACTACCGATATGATTTTGGCTactgcaaaaaaattaaacgtTCGTTCTCTGCTGGACCTGACGGTATCCCGGCAGTGA